CGTCTTATTTTCCGTGGGCGTGCCAATGTGCTTGTCCAGGCAATTGGCGCTGGCGTTTAACTCGCCATCGTCAAACCAGCGGAAGAACGGGGCATTGGACTCGTCCAGCGTGCGGGTGAAAGGCTTTGACCACTGCACATTGGCACGCGCCTGCTTGGCCCAGAAGCCTTCGAAATCGGTTTCGGCTTCTTTGCACAGCGCCTCATAACCGGCCATGCCGGAAATGCGCGCCGCCTTGACGATGACGTCGGACGGTGGAAACACGCGGTTTTCAACCAACACAGACTCGATCGCGGATGTTGATGCACTCATGGTGTTGTCTCCTGGGTCATTGGAATAAGAATTGGCAGCTACTGTCTTCTGCGGCACTTACATGCTACTGACTTGCCAGGGCAGATCCGGGTTGGGGTTAGCCCTTGGTTGTGAGGGCTGTCACGGCTCGCCCCTAGAATCGCGCGGTTTCTTCCTTCACCCTACGCAGGCAAGCATGTCCACCCAAAAGCCAAAAAATAACGCGCCATTGCGCCCCCTAGCTTCCATTATTTTTGCCAGCCGCTGGCTACAGCTGCCCCTGTACCTGGGATTGATTCTGGCGCAGGCGGTGTATGTCTTCCATTTCTGGGTGGAACTGGTCCACCTGGTGGAAGCCGCCTTTGGCAACACCGCTGCCCTCAAGCAACTGGTCACCAGCATTGGCTACAAGAGTGACTTTGAGGTCACGGCGCTCAACGAAACCATCATCATGCTGGTGGTACTGGCGCTGATTGACGTGGTGATGATCTCCAACCTGCTCATCATGGTGATTGTGGGTGGCTACGAAACTTTCGTATCGCGCTTGCACCTGGAAGAGCATCCAGACCAGCCCGAATGGCTGAGCCACGTGAACGCCTCGGTGCTCAAAGTGAAGTTGGCCACGGCGATCATCGGTATCAGCTCCATCCACCTGCTCAAGACCTTCATCAACGCGGCCAACTATGACCTCAAGGTACTGATGTGGCAAACCATCATCCATGTGGCATTTTTGTTGAGCGCCTTGGCCATTGCGTGGACGGATCGCTTGATGTCCCACTCCGGCGATAAGCACTGACAGCTCGTCCAACTTTGCTTTCGGGAAGGCATGCATGCTGACCAAGCCAGCAGCCGACCCGATACGTCACACCATGCTGCGCGGCACCACCCAGGCATCAAACTCCTGGGCCGTGACATAGCCGGAGGCCAGCGCGGCCTCTCGCAAGCTGATTCCGTCCTTGTGCGCCGCCTTGGCAATGGCTGCGGCCTTGTCGTAACCGATGTGGGGGTTAAGCGCAGTCACCAGCATCAGCGACTGCTCGACCAACGCTTCTATCCGCTCATGGTTAGGCTCTATGCCGCAGGCGCAATGCTTGTCAAAACTGACCATGCCGTCGGCCAGCAGGCGAACACTCTGCAAAAAGTTGTGGATCACCATGGGACGGAACACATTGAGCTCGAAATTGCCCGATGCCCCGCCCACCCCAACCGCCACATCGTTGCCCATGACCTGAGCGCAGAGCATGGTCAAGGCCTCGCACTGCGTCGGGTTCACCTTGCCCGGCATGATGGATGAACCCGGCTCGTTTTCGGGGATGGATATCTCGCCCAGCCCGCTGCGCGGACCACTGGCCAGCCAACGCACGTCATTGGCAATCTTCATCAGGCTGGCCGCTAGCCCCTTCAGCGCACCATGGGCCTGCACCAGCGCGTCGCAGCTGGCCAGGGCTTCAAACTTGTTGGGGGCCGTCACCAGGTTCAACCCGGTCAAGTCAGCCAGCTCTTTGGCCACCGCCTGCGCGTAGCCTGCGGGGGCATTCAAGCCAGTACCCACGGCCGTGCCGCCCAAGGCCAGCTCACACAAATGGGGCAGCGCCGCGCGAACATGGCGCTCGGAATGCTCCAGCTGCGCCACCCATCCCGACACCTCTTGCCCCAATGTGAGCGGGGTTGCATCCTGCAAGTGCGT
This Acidovorax sp. 106 DNA region includes the following protein-coding sequences:
- a CDS encoding TIGR00645 family protein, with the translated sequence MSTQKPKNNAPLRPLASIIFASRWLQLPLYLGLILAQAVYVFHFWVELVHLVEAAFGNTAALKQLVTSIGYKSDFEVTALNETIIMLVVLALIDVVMISNLLIMVIVGGYETFVSRLHLEEHPDQPEWLSHVNASVLKVKLATAIIGISSIHLLKTFINAANYDLKVLMWQTIIHVAFLLSALAIAWTDRLMSHSGDKH
- the fumC gene encoding class II fumarate hydratase, with the protein product MTLHNGKASAYRTERDTFGPIDVPARRLWGAQTQRSLQHFAISGERMAPELIRALAQVKRASAYVNHSLGLLDATRTTAIVAACDEVMAGAHEEEFPLVVWQTGSGTQTNMNMNEVLANRASELLSGPRGEGRLVHPNDDVNKSQSSNDVFPTAMHLAAVDALIHKLLPALHALRMTLAAKAEAFADIVKIGRTHLQDATPLTLGQEVSGWVAQLEHSERHVRAALPHLCELALGGTAVGTGLNAPAGYAQAVAKELADLTGLNLVTAPNKFEALASCDALVQAHGALKGLAASLMKIANDVRWLASGPRSGLGEISIPENEPGSSIMPGKVNPTQCEALTMLCAQVMGNDVAVGVGGASGNFELNVFRPMVIHNFLQSVRLLADGMVSFDKHCACGIEPNHERIEALVEQSLMLVTALNPHIGYDKAAAIAKAAHKDGISLREAALASGYVTAQEFDAWVVPRSMV